A stretch of Lathyrus oleraceus cultivar Zhongwan6 chromosome 6, CAAS_Psat_ZW6_1.0, whole genome shotgun sequence DNA encodes these proteins:
- the LOC127091369 gene encoding GEM-like protein 4 isoform X1, with protein MNTSFLHELLNGISISSTYPAGKSSKRFLPDSSGKYCKSITKSKKGKLNSVLTKMTDTVKGKLRLGARILRVGGVEKVFMQLFSVTDGEKLLKASQCYLSTTSGPIAGLLFISTHKVAFCSEKSIKIASPKGEFIRVQYKVCIPHEKIEHVNQSQNRKKPSEKYIEIVTVDDFDFWFMGFFNYQKALRYLQQAIYESQREKL; from the exons ATGAATACTTCATTTCTTCATGAGCTACTTAATGGGATCTCTATCAGCTCAACATATCCGGCTGGGAAGTCCTCAAAGAGATTCTTGCCCGATTCTTCTGGAAAATACTGCAAGTCTATCACAAAGTCAAAGAAAG GTAAGTTAAATTCAGTTCTGACTAAGATGACAGATACTGTAAAAGGGAAACTGAGGCTGGGAGCAAGAATTCTTCGGGTTGGCGGAGTAGAGAAAGTGTTTATGCAACTCTTTAGTGTTACAGATGGAGAGAAGCTATTGAAAGCATCACAGTGTTACTTATCAACCACATCAGGTCCTATAGCTGGCCTCCTCTTCATATCCACTCACAAAGTTGCTTTTTGCAGTGAGAAATCCATCAAGATCGCTTCCCCAAAAGGAGAATTCATTAGAGTCCAATATAAG GTCTGTATTCCACATGAAAAGATAGAGCATGTCAACCAAAGTCAAAATAGGAAGAAACCTTCAGAAAAGTACATAGAAATAGTCACCGTAGATGATTTCGACTTCTGGTTTATGGGTTTTTTTAATTACCAGAAAGCTTTAAGATATCTCCAACAGGCTATCTATGAATCTCAAAGAGAAAAGTTGTAG